GCTTTCGTAAAAGCTCTTTGTAAAATACATTTTTTCAAACTCCATTTACTTTCTCCTGCCAGTGAGAAAATTTATTTTTGTTCTCACCGGCAGCAAGCCCCCTTTCTTTTGTGATATTTCAAGCAGCGTTTTTTATTCCTTTATCTCTTTTGCAAGGTAGTTTTTTCTTGCAAGGTCAATCGCCTGCATCTCTTCAGCAGAAAGCGGATATTTAGAAAGCCCATTTTCAACAGGCTTTGCATATATACTTGACCCCTCTCTTGAATATATGCTGTTTAAAACAACACCGTTGTCATACTCATCAAGCAGTGCTATTGCAAAGCTGAGTCTGCTGCCAACATTCTCAAATGCGTCATATCTGACAACCCCGAGCTTTTTGATGTTCAGCTTTGAATTTTCGCTGAGAATTCTGTAGCTTCTATGCAAAGCCTTTAAAACCTCTTCAAAGTATTCTATTTTCTCATTTGTTCTTTTCAATGTCTCCTCAATTGTTTTAAAATCCTCACTTTTAACAAGTGCCAGAAAGCACTTCTTCAGATTCTTATTCTTTGCTGATTGAATAAGCAGCGCAATAAAAAGTATCATATCTATTGCAAGAAGTGCAATTATAATCTGGTTTGAGTAGCTGCCAAGAAAATCTTTCATTTTGTTTTTGCCTCCTTTTTTGCAATGTTCCACGTGGAACATTTTCTACGGCATCAGAATTGAGATAATTTTCTCAAGCTCCTCATCACTTGTAAATTCAATCTCAACCTTCCCCTTCTTTTTCTTCCTGTAAATCTTCACTCTGAGCCCAAATATCTTCATGAGATTTTCCTCAAGTTCTTTTAGCACTTCATCTTGAACTTTTTCCCTTTCCTGTTCCTTCTTTACCTTTATAATCTCCTCAAGTTCTCTCACACTCAAATTCCTGTCAACAACAAGCCTTGCTAAGTTTTCTCGCTCATTTTCATCTTCAACCGACAGAAGTACCTTCGCATGCCCTTCTGAAATCTTCCCTTCAATAATCATCTGCAATATATTCTCACCAATGTTCAATATTCTAAGCAGATTTGCAATCTTTGACCTTGAAATTCCAAGTTTTCTGGCAAGCTGATCCTGGGTATAACCGTATTGATCAATAAGCTTTTTGTAAGCAAGTGCTTCTTCGTATGGGTTTAAATCCTTTCGCTGAATATTTTCAATAAGTGCAATTTCGGTTGTATTTGAATAATCTCTCACAATACACGGAACTTTTTTAAGCCCGGCAAGCCTGCAGGCTCTAAGCCTTCTTTCACCGGCTATCAAAACAAACTTTTCCCCTTCTTTTCTCACAATAAGTGGCTGGATAAGTCCAACACTTCTGATTGACTGTGCAAGCTCTTCTATTTTGTCCTCATCAAAAATCTTTCTTGGCTGTTTTTCTGAAGGGAAGATTTTATCAATCTCTATCTCTTCTATTGTTTCACCCGCATCTTTTTGCACATTTTCAATGTTATCTTCTATACCTTTGCTACTGTCTTCAAAAAGCGCATCAAGCCCTTTTCCAAGCCTTTTTTTCATGAAAAATTACACCTCTTTTGAATTTTTCTTTTCAACCCTCATCATGTACTCTTCAGCAAGCTCCATGTACGCCCTTGCCCCTTTTGAATCAGGGTCATAAAAGATTCCCGGAAGTCCAAATGAAGGCGCCTCGGAAAGTCTAACATTTCTTGGAATTATGCTAAAAAAAACCTTCTCGCCAAAATATCTTCTTACCTCTTCCACCACCTCAACTGAAAGGTTGGTTCGCGAATCAAACATTGTAAGAACAACACCGTCAATCTCAAGGTGTCTGTTTAAATGTTTTCTAACAAGATTTATTGTATTTGAAAGCTGTGAAAGCCCTTCTAAAGCATAGTACTCACACTGAATTGGTATTATAACAGAATCGGATGCAGCCAGAGCATTCAGCGTTAACAATCCCAAAGACGGCGGACAGTCAATAAATATGTAATCATATTCATCTTTTACAGATTCAATAGCATCTTTCAACCTGTATTCCCTTGCAATCATAGAAACAAGTTCAATCTCACTTCCTGCCAGATTCACATTTGCAGGGCACACATCAAGGTTCTCAAACCTGTTCTTTATTATAGTCTCTTTTATATCTGCGCTTCCTATCAAAACCTCGTATGTAGTTTTATTCAGAATTTTTTTGTCAATTCCAAAACCACTTGTGAGATTGCCCTGGGGGTCACAGTCAATAGCCAGAACTTTTCTGCCTTTTGAACTTATAGCAGCAGACAGATTCACACAGGTTGTTGTTTTTCCAACCCCGCCTTTTTGATTTACAACTGCCACAACTCTTGCCATAGCCTCTGCCTTTCTCCACTACTTTTTAATTAGATTATATCACAAGAATGTTCCACGTGGAACATTTTGTATCTATGATTTAACATTTTTTTTACATTCTTTAAACATAAGTTTAACCCAAACTAAACAAAAATTTAACATAAGCTTAATATAAAATAAACAAAACTTTAATATACTTAAAACTGAAAAAAACAGACTTGAGGAGGGGTTTTAAAGATGAAAAGCTTCAAGGTTTCAAACAAACTGCTCTTAGCTGTGGTTTTAACTTGCTTTGCAATGTCAATTTTGCTAACAGGTATCTTTGCATTTGGACAGTCACTTGTTGTCAAGTCAAAATCACTTCCAGCAACTGTATTGCAAAAACAGATTGTAATCACATTTTCAGAAGAGATCTCAAAAGGTCCAAATTTCAAAAAGATAGCACTTCTAAAAAATAAAAAGACGAAAGTTCCAATTTCAGCATCTATATCTGCCAACAAGCTTGTTGTGGCAATCAAACAATCACTTGTTGCAAAAGCACAGTACCAGCTTACAATTCCCGCAAATGCCGTTAAAGGCTCAAAAGGAGGTTCCAACTCAGAGCTGAAATTTTCTTTTATTCCACAGTCAACATCGGCAAACCTTTCTGGAAGGATACTCATTGCAGGCTCAACATCCGTTCAGCCCATTGCCGATGAGCTTGCAAGGTATTTCATGCAGCAAAATCCAAAGGTTTCTATTGAGGTTCAGGGCGGTGGATCTTCTGTTGGAATAAAATCAGCAATTCAGGGGATTGTTGACATTGGGACATCATCAAGAGAGCTTACAGAGGATGAATCAAAACAGCTCTCTTCAAAGGGCTGGCAGGAAATAAAGATTGCAGCAGATGGAATAGCAGTAATTGTTCACAGGACAAATCCGGTTCCAAATCTTACAATTGATCAGATAAGAGACATATTCTCGGGCAAAATTAAGAACTGGAAAGATGTTGGTGGCAAAAACTCTCCCATTGTGGTTGTCACACGTGAGGAAGGCTCAGGCACAAGAGGAGCTTTTGAAGAGATAGTTATGGGGAAAAATGCAAGGATAACCGATTCTGCAATAGTGCAGCCATCAACAGGTGCTGTCAAAACAACAGTGTCACAGGATGAAAATGCAATAGGATTTATATCAATAGGTGCCATGGACAGCACAGTAAAAGGGATAAAAGTTGACGGAGTTGAACCAACAGAGAAAAATGTTAAGCTTGGAAAGTACAAGATCAAAAGACCATTCCTGTTTTTAGTATCAAAGAGTCCAAGCAAAGTGACAAAAGCATTTGTGGATTTTGTCCTCTCTGATGAAGGTCAGGCAATTGTCGCAAAGAATTATATTTCAGTTAAATAAAACATGACATAAAAACAAAAGGGGGTAATTTGTGTGAAGAATTTTTTAAAGTTTAAAAAGACTGCAATAATCTCACTGCTTCTTATTCTGTGCCTTGTTCTCAGCAGCTTTGTGTTTGCCACAGGTGAAACTGATGAAAATTCTAACAAAGTAAAAAATGTCATTCTTATGATTCCGGATGGCATGACAATAGCCCATACAACTTTAGCAAGGTGGTATCAGGGCGGCGAACCACTTGCAATGGATGAGTTAGCCTGCGGACTTGTGAGAACATATTCAGCAAACAACCCAATAACAGACTCTGCACCGGCTGGAACTGCATATGCAACAGGATACAAAACACAAAACAGATACCTTTCAATCTTCCCCGAAATCTCTTCAATGCCAGGCGTTGGTCAGGTTGAAGAAAAAGACTTTTACAAACCAATTGTGACAATCTTAGAAGCAGCAAAAAAATCTGGAAAGTCAACAGGGCTTGTTGTGACATGCCAGTTTCCTCATGCAACACCTGCAGCATTCGCATCACATTCAGATAACAGAAACGACTATGAAAACATAGCCGAACAGATGGTGTATAACAGGGTGGATGTCGTCTTTGGCGGTGGATGGAAATATATCGGCAAAAATTCGCGCAAGGACAAAGAAGACCTTGTAAGCTATCTCAAACAAAACGGTTTTGAAGTGACAAACAGCTGGGAGGTTGCAAAAAACTATTATGGTAGCAAAATCTGGGGGCTTTTTGCACAGGATTATATGCACTACGACATTGACAGAAATGGCACAGGTGAACCCTCCTTGGCTGAGATGACACAAAAAGCACTTCAGATTCTTTCAAAAAATAGAAATGGATTTTTCCTTATGGTTGAAGGAAGTGAGATAGACTGGGCATCACACGCAAATGACCCGGTTGGTGTTGTATCGGATGTGCTGGCATTTGACAGGGCAGTAAAAGTAGCCTTAGATTTTGCAAAATCAAGAAATGACACAGCGGTGATAATTGCACCTGATCACACCAATGGCGGAATGACACTTGGCAACTATTCAGCTTCAGCAGATTCTGTTCTTTTGAACAACTTTTTAAAATACATCAGAAAAGCAACAAGGACAGGCGCAGGAGTTGAAGAAATTCTTGGAAATAACAGGACAGATGAGAACATCAAAAAGGTAGTCTCAAAGTACTATGGAATTGATAATCTGACACAGGATGAGATAAATGCAATCAAAAACGCACCTGCAGGAA
The Caldicellulosiruptor morganii DNA segment above includes these coding regions:
- a CDS encoding DUF4446 family protein, with amino-acid sequence MKDFLGSYSNQIIIALLAIDMILFIALLIQSAKNKNLKKCFLALVKSEDFKTIEETLKRTNEKIEYFEEVLKALHRSYRILSENSKLNIKKLGVVRYDAFENVGSRLSFAIALLDEYDNGVVLNSIYSREGSSIYAKPVENGLSKYPLSAEEMQAIDLARKNYLAKEIKE
- a CDS encoding ParB/RepB/Spo0J family partition protein, with the translated sequence MKKRLGKGLDALFEDSSKGIEDNIENVQKDAGETIEEIEIDKIFPSEKQPRKIFDEDKIEELAQSIRSVGLIQPLIVRKEGEKFVLIAGERRLRACRLAGLKKVPCIVRDYSNTTEIALIENIQRKDLNPYEEALAYKKLIDQYGYTQDQLARKLGISRSKIANLLRILNIGENILQMIIEGKISEGHAKVLLSVEDENERENLARLVVDRNLSVRELEEIIKVKKEQEREKVQDEVLKELEENLMKIFGLRVKIYRKKKKGKVEIEFTSDEELEKIISILMP
- a CDS encoding ParA family protein, which codes for MARVVAVVNQKGGVGKTTTCVNLSAAISSKGRKVLAIDCDPQGNLTSGFGIDKKILNKTTYEVLIGSADIKETIIKNRFENLDVCPANVNLAGSEIELVSMIAREYRLKDAIESVKDEYDYIFIDCPPSLGLLTLNALAASDSVIIPIQCEYYALEGLSQLSNTINLVRKHLNRHLEIDGVVLTMFDSRTNLSVEVVEEVRRYFGEKVFFSIIPRNVRLSEAPSFGLPGIFYDPDSKGARAYMELAEEYMMRVEKKNSKEV
- a CDS encoding phosphate ABC transporter substrate-binding protein PstS family protein, with translation MKSFKVSNKLLLAVVLTCFAMSILLTGIFAFGQSLVVKSKSLPATVLQKQIVITFSEEISKGPNFKKIALLKNKKTKVPISASISANKLVVAIKQSLVAKAQYQLTIPANAVKGSKGGSNSELKFSFIPQSTSANLSGRILIAGSTSVQPIADELARYFMQQNPKVSIEVQGGGSSVGIKSAIQGIVDIGTSSRELTEDESKQLSSKGWQEIKIAADGIAVIVHRTNPVPNLTIDQIRDIFSGKIKNWKDVGGKNSPIVVVTREEGSGTRGAFEEIVMGKNARITDSAIVQPSTGAVKTTVSQDENAIGFISIGAMDSTVKGIKVDGVEPTEKNVKLGKYKIKRPFLFLVSKSPSKVTKAFVDFVLSDEGQAIVAKNYISVK
- a CDS encoding alkaline phosphatase, giving the protein MKNFLKFKKTAIISLLLILCLVLSSFVFATGETDENSNKVKNVILMIPDGMTIAHTTLARWYQGGEPLAMDELACGLVRTYSANNPITDSAPAGTAYATGYKTQNRYLSIFPEISSMPGVGQVEEKDFYKPIVTILEAAKKSGKSTGLVVTCQFPHATPAAFASHSDNRNDYENIAEQMVYNRVDVVFGGGWKYIGKNSRKDKEDLVSYLKQNGFEVTNSWEVAKNYYGSKIWGLFAQDYMHYDIDRNGTGEPSLAEMTQKALQILSKNRNGFFLMVEGSEIDWASHANDPVGVVSDVLAFDRAVKVALDFAKSRNDTAVIIAPDHTNGGMTLGNYSASADSVLLNNFLKYIRKATRTGAGVEEILGNNRTDENIKKVVSKYYGIDNLTQDEINAIKNAPAGRLNYVLGPMISKRSYIGWTSNDHTGEEVVLYAYHPNGYVPHGVIDNTEVCDYMAEIMGIDLGSFNENAYISNADLEEKGYDVFIDTGNPYNIQLVINSKGKTYTIPQNKNVLIEGNKQYTLKYVSVYIPGAKKFFVSSEVEDLLK